The DNA window AGTGAAATGTTCAGTAATGATTTGTGGAATAAACAAATAGTTTTACAAATGTGCTTTCAGCTTCGACACAGTTTTACACTGACCTGCTCTTGCACCCAGCTTCTGTGCTCTGTTGCTCTTGAGGATGGCTCTTCACTCAGAAGCTCAGAGACTGTTGAACAGGGAACCTAAGAGGATTGGGGGTGTACCAGTTTATCTTTAACTCAGGAATGCTGGTGGATAGAGTCAGGCCCTGGAGTTGGTGGCATGAAGAGGAGGCTATTGTGTGACCAACCCGGCTTCCCTATCCTGACAGCGTAAACTGAAGTGCTTTCAGACATGTCGGGGTAGATGGCTCTGCTGGGCTCCCATGTATGCCCTACTGCATGATTTTGCCTCATTGGACTCCCATAGGTGAAACTGGTGCAGCATACCTATTCCTGCCTCTTTGGAACATTCCTGTGCAACAATGCCAAGGAGAGAGGGGAAAAGCATACTCAGGAACGAACATGTTCTGTATGGTCGCTTCTTCGGGCTGGCAACAAGGCTTTCAAAAACCTACTGTATTCCTCTCAGTCAGAAGCCGTATGTATCCTTCAGTCTTTCCTCTGTCATCAGCAGAATGAGTTTGGGGTGGGGGACATATGGGAGCCTGTTTGAATAGTGCTTGTTTTTGTGAAGACATCTCTATCTATGGATGAGCTGTTTCCATTTTCCCTCACTATTCTCAGAAAGAACTGTTTTCTGATGATGCTCTGACCTGCTTCTGACCACTTTGCTTAGGGTGTTTTAATATACATTTCTACTTTGCCACCCTAGACACCAATCTTTTCTGGCACTTCCTCCAGAGCTTAATTTATTCGTAGCATGTTTTGTTTAACTGGTGGAAGAGCACTTAAGTTGTTTTCTGGGTGCTTCTCATATCTCAGAAGGAGCTGTTCCTAGGCCCCTCCTCATGTAGCAGGTGATGATGTCCTCTGCAGCTTCTGTCTTGGCACAGAACTGAGTCTGATACTGATTATGTGTATGTGATTCTCTGCTCATATGAGAGCTAGCAGGCCCCAGACTTTGTTCCTCAAAGGAATACCTTCTGTTCAGCAGAGAAAATGGGCACATACATTTGCGTGTCAAAGATGGTAAAATTCCTTTGTTCAGAATGCATCTTAAACCCATAAGAAATCAAAGCAGGTTAATCAGAAGTTATATTGCTTAACTGGGCTATTCATATGCTTCTCATTACATTTAAATAATCAAATCAAAGATTTAAGCCAACTGCTTCTCTCCCTCCTTCACCCTGCCTCCTGGAGGAGTAACAGTGCAAGAAGAAAATACCCTCCTTTTCACATGATTAATTTAAATGATCCTATAAAGCAGGTTTGGCAGTTTCTGCTGAAGCCAGGCTTTTATACAGGAAACAAATAATCACTGTAACAGAATGACTCACTTTCTTATGCAGCAAATCAAGCTGATGAAAGTTAGTCATTCAATAAAGATGACCTGAGAAATACTTAATGAAAAAATGGACCTTTAAAAGATCCTTTCAGACTTTCATGCCCATAAGAGGTGCTTAGGTGAAAAATGTTGCCAAACAGAATCTCTAGTCCTATATTGGCCTTTTTAGGAGATAGCTCTCTATCTACTGATGCTACTTCCCCAAGGATCAGTGTCCTAGCGCTGTGGGGTGTTAGAGCTGggtgtatattcttgatatttccAGATATTTCTAAAATGCTTATTGGGACATATTTAAATCTGTGTCCTCTCCCCCTCTTCAGGTACTGTACCCTGTATGCCATGTGCGTAACCTGATGCTGTGGAGTGCAGTATATCTGCCCTGCCCATCTCCTTCTACCCCTGTGGATGACAGCTGTGCACCATATCCAGTCCCAGGCACCAGCCCTGATGATCCTCCCCTGAGCCGGTGAGCCCAGGGGTGATGCCACAGGCCTCAGGTCCTGTGTGGGTATATTCCTGTATGGGAACATGCCAGGGATGGTTAAAGATCATGATATTGTCTGGCTCCACAACATGTTCTTAGGTCTCTAAAGTTTTCTCTGGGAAGATAACAAAGAGTCTAGTTTCCAGAAGTGAGTTGGGCCCTGTTCTACGACATGCACCAAGCAGtttctcagtgatagagtacatcCTCTGTGCTCTTTGTGAACCCTGATttgtatttcatccactactctcTGCTCCTGCCTCCCTGTTCTGATTTGTCTTCTGAGCTTGGAAGCAAATGCTGTGAGATGATAGAAATGTTGGCTTTGCTACTTATGAATTAGCTTTATTAAATTCAGAGTGATTgggtaataaattaaaatactgtAATATCAAAGAATCAGCAGTCTGACCTTGTCACCAGTTGAGGAAACACAACAGCATCAGGGAGAATGCCTTTTGAAAATAACATTTGCTGTTAACTTATTTGTATGGATGGGGCATAGGGTAGAGGCAGTGCAGATAGGAGGACTTATGAGGGAGCTTTGCACTCCAGAACATTATTTGAGATGTCATAGCTCCAGCTTGTTAAAACCTGTTGTCTACTGATCTCCTCTGAATAGTCTCCAAGATTCTCACTTTTCCCAAACTTCTTTCTTTTAGCCTACCAAAGACTAGATCATTTGACAATCTGACCATAGCCTGCGACAGCACAGTGCCTCTGGCCAGCCGGCGAAGCAGCGACCCCAGCTTGAATGAGAAGTGGCAGGAGCACCGGCGCTCTCTGGAACTGAGCAACCTTGCTGGTCCCGGAGAGGAGCCTTCTGCTGACAGCCTAGGAAAGCCCAGCCGGGTGCCCGGGGGTGCTGAGCTGTCCGTGGCAGCTGGGGTGGCTGAGGGGCAGATGGAGAACATTTTGCAAGAGGCCACCAAAGAAGAGAGTGGGGCTGAAGAGCCTGCACACAGGGGTAGTGTGGAGATGCCACAGATCAAAGAGGAGAACAGGATCGCAACTGAGGGCTCAGCCATTGTACTTTACCAAGAAGCAGAGTTGGGTGATGCTATTCTGAGGAGCCATCCAGATTCCAGCCTGTCTCTATTCTCACAGGGTATTCCTGAAGAGCAGGGTGGGCCCAGTGTTCTCCCCAGTTCACTCCAGGAACCCTACAGGGGAGAGGATTCTCGGGAGGTTCCTCTGGAGCAGCCTCCAATAGAGGATATTGCAGAGAACCAGGAGGATGCAGCTCCTTCCATCCCAGTAGATGTAAAAGTTGATTATGGTACCTCACTATCTAGTTCTCTGCCACCTTCCCAAGTCCCTTTTGAGACCAGAGGACCAAACATGGACAGTTCCATGGATATGTTGATGGAAGATAATGTGAAGTCAGAAAGTGAACCCCAAGTCCACAGTAAGCCTTGCCTGGTTATCACTGGCAGGTTCAGTGGCAAAGACGTGCTTCCCCCAGTACTGGAGCCCAGGCCTGTTGAGAGGAGCCTCATTGAGAAGCCACAAGGGGGGTCTGTGGTACACAGGACTTCTCCTGGCAGCACTCTTAGCCCAACACGGGCCCCTTGTGCCTTGCCTTTAGCCGAATGTAAAGAGGGGTTTGTGTGTAACGGTGCCCCAGAGACTGAAAACAAGGCCTCAGAGCAGCCCCCAGCACTTGGCACCCTCCAGAAGTACTCCACACCCAATGGGCACTGTGCCAATGGGGAGGCTGGGAGGAGCAAGGACTCGCTGAGCCGCCAGCTGTCTGCCACAAGCTGCAGCTCTGTCCATTTACACTCGAGAAACTTGCACCACAAGTGGCTGCATAGCCACTCAGGAAGGCCATCCGCAGTCAGCAGCCCTGAGCAGCCTTCCCGCAGCCACCTGGACGATGATGGCATGCCTGTGTACACAGACACAATCCAACAGCGCCTGCGTCAAATCGAATCAGGCCACCAGCAGGAAGTGGAGACCTTGAAGAAACAAGTCCAGGAGCTGAAGAGTCGCCTGGAGAGCCAATACCTGACTGGATCACTGCGCTTCAATGGGGACTTTGGAGATGAAGTGGTGAGTGGGTCATGGTTCCTCTGTAGCCGTCTGAGAGAAGATGGCAGAGCGAGGATGGGCACACTTTTTTACCCAGTGCATGGTGAATGGTGAGGATTTCTAAATGAATTGAAAAGGTTTAAAGTAGCCCTGTTCACGGAGGCTGAAGATCAGCCTCAGCCATGTAAAGGAAGACTCTCTCTTTTCTGCTTTGCTTACTTTCATGTCTTGTTTGGGCAGTTAGAGAAAGGAAAGAGCATGCACTACATGGACCTTCAGATCTCTTCAGAGAGGATTCTCTGTTTTTAGAATCACATTTGAAGAGTAATGCCAAGTATTTTGTGAAATTGTAGTGCTTGTCCTACATTAAAAACTAGTAAATTGATAGCCTTCCCAGATGTGGGCTGTAACTTTGaaggttagatttttttttttttttaaacaaatgtttgTATCCACTTTTTGGTAGATGCTGGCAGTAAAAATGGAGAGAAGGGATTGGTTTCTAACTGATGAAGCTTGCCAATCAGAAATGAGAGTAACAGAGTAGGGTTTTCAAAGAGGGGCTCTCTTCTTTGGTGGATCTTGTCAAGTGCAATTGTGAACTAGGCTCTGAAGCAGTCATTGTACATTAAAGGCGGGCACATCCAATGACTTTCAATCCAAAGTAACTTTTTGGCCTTTACTTCATACTAATGATGGTTTCTCATTGTTGCAAAGAATCCTTCAGAGAAAGGAGGCCATGCCCAAAGCACTATTTTAACAAAGTGGCGAGGTTGGATCAGCAGGTCCACCAGGGCAgcttacactgggagttcagttccCACTCCATCCTGGTCACTTCTCTCCCCCATACTTCCTGGAACCCTAAGGTCCTTGTTTTGACTCCAGTGTCAGTGCATACAACCTGGGTATCTCCTTTCAACTGAGCCCAGCATCATCTCTGCACCTGTTTAACCCAAGGCCCAATGGTTGATGCATCTCAGATTCGGTAGCCCTAGTACTTAGGCCTGCACCTAGTCCTCAGTGCTCCCTTCTTCACCAagccctttcttcttctttttggagGAGACCAGGTTCATTCTGTTCAGCTGTGTTTGTTTGCCAACAGACTTCAATCCCTGACTCGGAAAGCAATCTGGATCAGAACTGTTTGTCTCGCTGCAGCACAGAGATTTTCTCTGAAGCCAGCTGGGAGCAGGTGGATAAACAAGACACAGAGGTACAGGCTCAGCCCCTGCTCTCAGTGCCATCCATGCAACTATTTGGTGATTTTTCTTCAGCCCCATCCCTGCCCCATGCCCCTTACCAAGGAAGAACCTCGTAGCACAGTTAGTCCTGAGCTTCTGGTATTTCAGCTCCTGTGAGCCCACATCAGGCCCATCATTTCTGAGCCAGAGAGACTCAGCAGGTTGGCCCTCTGTCTACGTTGCCTCTCTGAACTGGACCCTTGCCAGCCCTCATAGCAACCTAGGGTGATGCTGCCACTTTATCTCAGGGGAGATTGGAGTCCCCTCCAGGGAAACGATTTGGACGCCTTTCTTGTACTTTTGGCATCAGACCTGCTGGGCTGGTGCTTCCAGAGCCAATGTGGTCCTTGTGACTCTTGCTGCCCCCAGCATGGCTCTGTTGGCTCCAGCTGCTTGGCCCATCCTGTCACACTAACCTGGCCCCATATGTTTTGCAGATGACCCGTTGGCTCCCTGACCACCTGGCTGCCCACTGCTATGCGTGTGACAGTGCCTTCTGGCTcgccagcaggaaacaccactgcAGGTGCCCATGGGGGGTGTGGGCTGGGTGTGGAAACTAAGCTTTGGCCCACAGAGACTGCAATATGGTGGATGGCAGGCATCTGGCCGGCAGTATGCTGTCTGGGCAGACTCTGGCAGTATGCTGTCTGGGCAGACTCTGGCAGTGTGCTGTCTGGGCAGACTTCTGTACCTATGAATTTGGTGCTGAAGAACTACATTTGATATCTTTCTTCCAGTTGAGAGTGATCACtattatattttgaaatgttCAAATGATAGCCTCTCCCCACCCCATGCCCCAGATTGGTGAGGCAATAGCTACCACTCAAATCAGTTTCTTATTCCCATCATAAAATTCAACATTACTACTATGAGCAAAAATAGTTTTCTGTCTGTGGGCAGGGTACTTCattttcctactccttccctactTCTTGTCCCTGTGCCACTGATGAACAGCTGTAGCTGAGGGGAGTAGTAGAGAGCCGAGGATGGTCTTCAATTCATATGGCTCCCaacttattttctctttcttggtTTGGGTAGTGAATTACTAGGGATGCTTTGGCCTTACTGGGGTAGTGACTGGCAGATGTTCAGTGTTCTTGGGATAGAATGTTTATCAGAATTGGACCATTGCTCACCATATGAGTGAATCTGGTTTGAAAGTGGGACAGCATCTTTATCTGTTAATGATGCTTCTAGGACCACATGTCTTCCCACCTTGCACCCCAagcccaaatatctttgattggcTTCTCCTCTGAGCTCTTTCTCCCCTCCTTGCAGGGACACTGACCGTGTTGATCAAACGTGGTGAGCATTTGCAACAAGCTGTCTGTGATGTCTGCACATCTTAATAACTTCTCCACACTAATGCTGTCATCTCCCTTTTCTGCACTCAGTGGGGTGAAGCCTGAGGTTGGGGAGCACAGGCAGGCAGGTGGGCTTGGGGGGGGGGGTCCTCAGCAGCTGATGATGGAGACCATTGAGGTTGAGTCCAGTTGCAGCCATGTGCTTTTCTCCTGACCATACAGGTCAGCTGGGCCATCTCTCATCTGTAACAAGAAACAGTGCTTCTGCAGGGTCTAATTTTATGGAGGAGCCAGTTGGGTTTTCAGAACTATTTCTTTTGGGTCAATCATTCATTGAAATGATGCTGTAGCTTCCAAGTATCAGTgtgcctttttgttttgtttttaaagagacagAACTGAACAAGTGGTCTTCACAGAGAATGTTTTAGCATGGAAGACTTTAAGGGCAGACTCCACTTAGGTCTTTTGGAGTCCCCTGAAAAAAGTCAGAGAAGCTTAATTGATCAAATTTGTATCTGATTTTTGAGCTGAACTCCAGcaggaatattaaaaaaaaaaaaaaaaaaaaaaaaaaagcataggcATTCAGAAAATTTTCTGTGTAACCACAGGTTCTCCATGTGTtcattttagttttatgtggcCCTGTGGTCCACCTTTTTCTCTGTAATGTTCTTTTGTCCCCAAGTAGTCTTAAATATTCTCTCCTGTGCCTGAGTGGCCTTAATCCAATAATAGGTTTGCATACTGAGGGATTTGACTGAAAAGGGCAGAAAGAGATGCTGGCTGAGAAGGAGGCTTTCTCTTGAGCTGCTTTCCCCTAGCCATTGGTGGGCTGTGTCTTGACCCTTGGAGTTTGTTGTGCTGAGCTCATTGTGATTAGTTTGTACTTTAAAGTCCAACAAAAGTAGAGTTATAAGGTAGGCAGAAACTGATCCTCTGTCAGTTCTCTTTCCTGTTAGCTATGATGGGCATTGATCTGGACGACACAGATGCATCAGAGCTGGGCTTTCAGTGGAAGAGGGTAGAGA is part of the Callospermophilus lateralis isolate mCalLat2 chromosome 1, mCalLat2.hap1, whole genome shotgun sequence genome and encodes:
- the Mtmr3 gene encoding phosphatidylinositol-3,5-bisphosphate 3-phosphatase MTMR3 isoform X3 — encoded protein: MDEETRHSLECIQANQIFPRKQLIREDENLQVPFLELHGESTEYVGRAEDAIIALSNYRLHIKFKESLVNVPLQLIESVECRDIFQLHLTCKDCKVIRCQFSTFEQCQDWLKRLNNAIRPPAKIEDLFSFAYHAWCMEVYASEKEQHGDLCRPGEHVTSRFKNEVERMGFDMNNAWRISNINEKYKLCGSYPQELIVPAWITDKELESVASFRSWKRIPAVVYRHQSNGAVIARCGQPEVSWWGWRNADDEHLVQSVAKACASDSRSSGGSKLSTRNSSRDFPNGGDLSDVEFDSSLSNASGAESLAIQPQKLLILDARSYAAAVANRAKGGGCECPDYYPNCEVVFMGMANIHSIRRSFQSLRLLCTQTPDPGNWLSALESTKWLHHLSVLLKSALLVVHAVDRDQRPVLVHCSDGWDRTPQIVALAKLLLDPYYRTIEGFQVLVEMEWLDFGHKFADRCGHGENSDDLNERCPVFLQWLDCVHQLQRQFPCSFEFNEAFLVKLVQHTYSCLFGTFLCNNAKERGEKHTQERTCSVWSLLRAGNKAFKNLLYSSQSEAVLYPVCHVRNLMLWSAVYLPCPSPSTPVDDSCAPYPVPGTSPDDPPLSRLPKTRSFDNLTIACDSTVPLASRRSSDPSLNEKWQEHRRSLELSNLAGPGEEPSADSLGKPSRVPGGAELSVAAGVAEGQMENILQEATKEESGAEEPAHRGSVEMPQIKEENRIATEGSAIVLYQEAELGDAILRSHPDSSLSLFSQGIPEEQGGPSVLPSSLQEPYRGEDSREVPLEQPPIEDIAENQEDAAPSIPVDVKVDYGTSLSSSLPPSQVPFETRGPNMDSSMDMLMEDNVKSESEPQVHSKPCLVITGRFSGKDVLPPVLEPRPVERSLIEKPQGGSVVHRTSPGSTLSPTRAPCALPLAECKEGFVCNGAPETENKASEQPPALGTLQKYSTPNGHCANGEAGRSKDSLSRQLSATSCSSVHLHSRNLHHKWLHSHSGRPSAVSSPEQPSRSHLDDDGMPVYTDTIQQRLRQIESGHQQEVETLKKQVQELKSRLESQYLTGSLRFNGDFGDEVTSIPDSESNLDQNCLSRCSTEIFSEASWEQVDKQDTEMTRWLPDHLAAHCYACDSAFWLASRKHHCRDTDRVDQTWNCGNVFCSSCCNQKVPVPSQQLFEPSRVCKSCYSSLHPTSSSIDLELDKPIAATSN
- the Mtmr3 gene encoding phosphatidylinositol-3,5-bisphosphate 3-phosphatase MTMR3 isoform X7 is translated as MDEETRHSLECIQANQIFPRKQLIREDENLQVPFLELHGESTEYVGRAEDAIIALSNYRLHIKFKESLVNVPLQLIESVECRDIFQLHLTCKDCKVIRCQFSTFEQCQDWLKRLNNAIRPPAKIEDLFSFAYHAWCMEVYASEKEQHGDLCRPGEHVTSRFKNEVERMGFDMNNAWRISNINEKYKLCGSYPQELIVPAWITDKELESVASFRSWKRIPAVVYRHQSNGAVIARCGQPEVSWWGWRNADDEHLVQSVAKACASDSRSSGGSKLSTRNSSRDFPNGGDLSDVEFDSSLSNASGAESLAIQPQKLLILDARSYAAAVANRAKGGGCECPDYYPNCEVVFMGMANIHSIRRSFQSLRLLCTQTPDPGNWLSALESTKWLHHLSVLLKSALLVVHAVDRDQRPVLVHCSDGWDRTPQIVALAKLLLDPYYRTIEGFQVLVEMEWLDFGHKFADRCGHGENSDDLNERCPVFLQWLDCVHQLQRQFPCSFEFNEAFLVKLVQHTYSCLFGTFLCNNAKERGEKHTQERTCSVWSLLRAGNKAFKNLLYSSQSEAVLYPVCHVRNLMLWSAVYLPCPSPSTPVDDSCAPYPVPGTSPDDPPLSRLPKTRSFDNLTIACDSTVPLASRRSSDPSLNEKWQEHRRSLELSNLAGPGEEPSADSLGKPSRVPGGAELSVAAGVAEGQMENILQEATKEESGAEEPAHRGSVEMPQIKEENRIATEGSAIVLYQEAELGDAILRSHPDSSLSLFSQGIPEEQGGPSVLPSSLQEPYRGEDSREVPLEQPPIEDIAENQEDAAPSIPVDVKVDYGTSLSSSLPPSQVPFETRGPNMDSSMDMLMEDNVKSESEPQVHSKPCLVITGRFSGKDVLPPVLEPRPVERSLIEKPQGGSVVHRTSPGSTLSPTRAPCALPLAECKEGFVCNGAPETENKASEQPPALGTLQKYSTPNGHCANGEAGRSKDSLSRQLSATSCSSVHLHSRNLHHKWLHSHSGRPSAVSSPEQPSRSHLDDDGMPVYTDTIQQRLRQIESGHQQEVETLKKQVQELKSRLESQYLTGSLRFNGDFGDEVMTRWLPDHLAAHCYACDSAFWLASRKHHCRNCGNVFCSSCCNQKVPVPSQQLFEPSRVCKSCYSSLHPTSSSIDLELDKPIAATSN
- the Mtmr3 gene encoding phosphatidylinositol-3,5-bisphosphate 3-phosphatase MTMR3 isoform X1; this encodes MDEETRHSLECIQANQIFPRKQLIREDENLQVPFLELHGESTEYVGRAEDAIIALSNYRLHIKFKESLVNTASQSAASEIPVPLQLIESVECRDIFQLHLTCKDCKVIRCQFSTFEQCQDWLKRLNNAIRPPAKIEDLFSFAYHAWCMEVYASEKEQHGDLCRPGEHVTSRFKNEVERMGFDMNNAWRISNINEKYKLCGSYPQELIVPAWITDKELESVASFRSWKRIPAVVYRHQSNGAVIARCGQPEVSWWGWRNADDEHLVQSVAKACASDSRSSGGSKLSTRNSSRDFPNGGDLSDVEFDSSLSNASGAESLAIQPQKLLILDARSYAAAVANRAKGGGCECPDYYPNCEVVFMGMANIHSIRRSFQSLRLLCTQTPDPGNWLSALESTKWLHHLSVLLKSALLVVHAVDRDQRPVLVHCSDGWDRTPQIVALAKLLLDPYYRTIEGFQVLVEMEWLDFGHKFADRCGHGENSDDLNERCPVFLQWLDCVHQLQRQFPCSFEFNEAFLVKLVQHTYSCLFGTFLCNNAKERGEKHTQERTCSVWSLLRAGNKAFKNLLYSSQSEAVLYPVCHVRNLMLWSAVYLPCPSPSTPVDDSCAPYPVPGTSPDDPPLSRLPKTRSFDNLTIACDSTVPLASRRSSDPSLNEKWQEHRRSLELSNLAGPGEEPSADSLGKPSRVPGGAELSVAAGVAEGQMENILQEATKEESGAEEPAHRGSVEMPQIKEENRIATEGSAIVLYQEAELGDAILRSHPDSSLSLFSQGIPEEQGGPSVLPSSLQEPYRGEDSREVPLEQPPIEDIAENQEDAAPSIPVDVKVDYGTSLSSSLPPSQVPFETRGPNMDSSMDMLMEDNVKSESEPQVHSKPCLVITGRFSGKDVLPPVLEPRPVERSLIEKPQGGSVVHRTSPGSTLSPTRAPCALPLAECKEGFVCNGAPETENKASEQPPALGTLQKYSTPNGHCANGEAGRSKDSLSRQLSATSCSSVHLHSRNLHHKWLHSHSGRPSAVSSPEQPSRSHLDDDGMPVYTDTIQQRLRQIESGHQQEVETLKKQVQELKSRLESQYLTGSLRFNGDFGDEVTSIPDSESNLDQNCLSRCSTEIFSEASWEQVDKQDTEMTRWLPDHLAAHCYACDSAFWLASRKHHCRDTDRVDQTWNCGNVFCSSCCNQKVPVPSQQLFEPSRVCKSCYSSLHPTSSSIDLELDKPIAATSN
- the Mtmr3 gene encoding phosphatidylinositol-3,5-bisphosphate 3-phosphatase MTMR3 isoform X4, translated to MDEETRHSLECIQANQIFPRKQLIREDENLQVPFLELHGESTEYVGRAEDAIIALSNYRLHIKFKESLVNVPLQLIESVECRDIFQLHLTCKDCKVIRCQFSTFEQCQDWLKRLNNAIRPPAKIEDLFSFAYHAWCMEVYASEKEQHGDLCRPGEHVTSRFKNEVERMGFDMNNAWRISNINEKYKLCGSYPQELIVPAWITDKELESVASFRSWKRIPAVVYRHQSNGAVIARCGQPEVSWWGWRNADDEHLVQSVAKACASDSRSSGGSKLSTRNSSRDFPNGGDLSDVEFDSSLSNASGAESLAIQPQKLLILDARSYAAAVANRAKGGGCECPDYYPNCEVVFMGMANIHSIRRSFQSLRLLCTQTPDPGNWLSALESTKWLHHLSVLLKSALLVVHAVDRDQRPVLVHCSDGWDRTPQIVALAKLLLDPYYRTIEGFQVLVEMEWLDFGHKFADRCGHGENSDDLNERCPVFLQWLDCVHQLQRQFPCSFEFNEAFLVKLVQHTYSCLFGTFLCNNAKERGEKHTQERTCSVWSLLRAGNKAFKNLLYSSQSEAVLYPVCHVRNLMLWSAVYLPCPSPSTPVDDSCAPYPVPGTSPDDPPLSRLPKTRSFDNLTIACDSTVPLASRRSSDPSLNEKWQEHRRSLELSNLAGPGEEPSADSLGKPSRVPGGAELSVAAGVAEGQMENILQEATKEESGAEEPAHRGSVEMPQIKEENRIATEGSAIVLYQEAELGDAILRSHPDSSLSLFSQGIPEEQGGPSVLPSSLQEPYRGEDSREVPLEQPPIEDIAENQEDAAPSIPVDVKVDYGTSLSSSLPPSQVPFETRGPNMDSSMDMLMEDNVKSESEPQVHSKPCLVITGRFSGKDVLPPVLEPRPVERSLIEKPQGGSVVHRTSPGSTLSPTRAPCALPLAECKEGFVCNGAPETENKASEQPPALGTLQKYSTPNGHCANGEAGRSKDSLSRQLSATSCSSVHLHSRNLHHKWLHSHSGRPSAVSSPEQPSRSHLDDDGMPVYTDTIQQRLRQIESGHQQEVETLKKQVQELKSRLESQYLTGSLRFNGDFGDEVTSIPDSESNLDQNCLSRCSTEIFSEASWEQVDKQDTEMTRWLPDHLAAHCYACDSAFWLASRKHHCRNCGNVFCSSCCNQKVPVPSQQLFEPSRVCKSCYSSLHPTSSSIDLELDKPIAATSN
- the Mtmr3 gene encoding phosphatidylinositol-3,5-bisphosphate 3-phosphatase MTMR3 isoform X5, which gives rise to MDEETRHSLECIQANQIFPRKQLIREDENLQVPFLELHGESTEYVGRAEDAIIALSNYRLHIKFKESLVNTASQSAASEIPVPLQLIESVECRDIFQLHLTCKDCKVIRCQFSTFEQCQDWLKRLNNAIRPPAKIEDLFSFAYHAWCMEVYASEKEQHGDLCRPGEHVTSRFKNEVERMGFDMNNAWRISNINEKYKLCGSYPQELIVPAWITDKELESVASFRSWKRIPAVVYRHQSNGAVIARCGQPEVSWWGWRNADDEHLVQSVAKACASDSRSSGGSKLSTRNSSRDFPNGGDLSDVEFDSSLSNASGAESLAIQPQKLLILDARSYAAAVANRAKGGGCECPDYYPNCEVVFMGMANIHSIRRSFQSLRLLCTQTPDPGNWLSALESTKWLHHLSVLLKSALLVVHAVDRDQRPVLVHCSDGWDRTPQIVALAKLLLDPYYRTIEGFQVLVEMEWLDFGHKFADRCGHGENSDDLNERCPVFLQWLDCVHQLQRQFPCSFEFNEAFLVKLVQHTYSCLFGTFLCNNAKERGEKHTQERTCSVWSLLRAGNKAFKNLLYSSQSEAVLYPVCHVRNLMLWSAVYLPCPSPSTPVDDSCAPYPVPGTSPDDPPLSRLPKTRSFDNLTIACDSTVPLASRRSSDPSLNEKWQEHRRSLELSNLAGPGEEPSADSLGKPSRVPGGAELSVAAGVAEGQMENILQEATKEESGAEEPAHRGSVEMPQIKEENRIATEGSAIVLYQEAELGDAILRSHPDSSLSLFSQGIPEEQGGPSVLPSSLQEPYRGEDSREVPLEQPPIEDIAENQEDAAPSIPVDVKVDYGTSLSSSLPPSQVPFETRGPNMDSSMDMLMEDNVKSESEPQVHSKPCLVITGRFSGKDVLPPVLEPRPVERSLIEKPQGGSVVHRTSPGSTLSPTRAPCALPLAECKEGFVCNGAPETENKASEQPPALGTLQKYSTPNGHCANGEAGRSKDSLSRQLSATSCSSVHLHSRNLHHKWLHSHSGRPSAVSSPEQPSRSHLDDDGMPVYTDTIQQRLRQIESGHQQEVETLKKQVQELKSRLESQYLTGSLRFNGDFGDEVMTRWLPDHLAAHCYACDSAFWLASRKHHCRDTDRVDQTWNCGNVFCSSCCNQKVPVPSQQLFEPSRVCKSCYSSLHPTSSSIDLELDKPIAATSN
- the Mtmr3 gene encoding phosphatidylinositol-3,5-bisphosphate 3-phosphatase MTMR3 isoform X2; protein product: MDEETRHSLECIQANQIFPRKQLIREDENLQVPFLELHGESTEYVGRAEDAIIALSNYRLHIKFKESLVNTASQSAASEIPVPLQLIESVECRDIFQLHLTCKDCKVIRCQFSTFEQCQDWLKRLNNAIRPPAKIEDLFSFAYHAWCMEVYASEKEQHGDLCRPGEHVTSRFKNEVERMGFDMNNAWRISNINEKYKLCGSYPQELIVPAWITDKELESVASFRSWKRIPAVVYRHQSNGAVIARCGQPEVSWWGWRNADDEHLVQSVAKACASDSRSSGGSKLSTRNSSRDFPNGGDLSDVEFDSSLSNASGAESLAIQPQKLLILDARSYAAAVANRAKGGGCECPDYYPNCEVVFMGMANIHSIRRSFQSLRLLCTQTPDPGNWLSALESTKWLHHLSVLLKSALLVVHAVDRDQRPVLVHCSDGWDRTPQIVALAKLLLDPYYRTIEGFQVLVEMEWLDFGHKFADRCGHGENSDDLNERCPVFLQWLDCVHQLQRQFPCSFEFNEAFLVKLVQHTYSCLFGTFLCNNAKERGEKHTQERTCSVWSLLRAGNKAFKNLLYSSQSEAVLYPVCHVRNLMLWSAVYLPCPSPSTPVDDSCAPYPVPGTSPDDPPLSRLPKTRSFDNLTIACDSTVPLASRRSSDPSLNEKWQEHRRSLELSNLAGPGEEPSADSLGKPSRVPGGAELSVAAGVAEGQMENILQEATKEESGAEEPAHRGSVEMPQIKEENRIATEGSAIVLYQEAELGDAILRSHPDSSLSLFSQGIPEEQGGPSVLPSSLQEPYRGEDSREVPLEQPPIEDIAENQEDAAPSIPVDVKVDYGTSLSSSLPPSQVPFETRGPNMDSSMDMLMEDNVKSESEPQVHSKPCLVITGRFSGKDVLPPVLEPRPVERSLIEKPQGGSVVHRTSPGSTLSPTRAPCALPLAECKEGFVCNGAPETENKASEQPPALGTLQKYSTPNGHCANGEAGRSKDSLSRQLSATSCSSVHLHSRNLHHKWLHSHSGRPSAVSSPEQPSRSHLDDDGMPVYTDTIQQRLRQIESGHQQEVETLKKQVQELKSRLESQYLTGSLRFNGDFGDEVTSIPDSESNLDQNCLSRCSTEIFSEASWEQVDKQDTEMTRWLPDHLAAHCYACDSAFWLASRKHHCRNCGNVFCSSCCNQKVPVPSQQLFEPSRVCKSCYSSLHPTSSSIDLELDKPIAATSN